One genomic window of Aethina tumida isolate Nest 87 chromosome 3, icAetTumi1.1, whole genome shotgun sequence includes the following:
- the LOC109597085 gene encoding MMS19 nucleotide excision repair protein homolog: MDLHVINELIEEIKHLDKDDVNFTKKCSKIVSDVQNNKLSILELIQSLQSLLTNPIVSKRELGILILSDVLENISDHVLNGQQLSVICNFYSDRLKDNHQVLPSTLKGILALSKFNNLPDGSAVIILTSLFNNVACQQQQQPDRLRIYNILKIFLEKHRNEIQSMGTDFVYGVMTAIDSERDPKNLLFIFKWIPTFLGAVSLGHLSEDMFEVLACYFPVDFRAAPKDPNVTATREDLSDSLCPCLCAIPEFGEHCLSLAIEKLESTLLIAKIDSLKLLELGCKNFEVDEYIQQASKIWSLIQKELLNCNNPELEKACLQTLQAVIKKLSNGQLYVFNNILKDISDTLIGNILPDAKLFEPSIKLLLHIALASRESSQFITKEVVPIIVNTYNITESPLQKCKLLEPLTGFLMASTIHGFNIADLKELNTVPLLCLKASIDESLDLKIVGYNSLSNIIKLLPLDVRKAVYNNMMLLLVTRVDFRQSLVRCFKFIAREYSDEVNVYIIDKIKCADEIALDLYLDALCEIVDLENFTSTIVKKMATLAFEGNQINHIVLNNIKKMLEKYEDNENVQKYTQEQILDKLISIIIMIKDNIEDDVDLLLTINKVLKLLIGNCAYEKQQQILETYTESVGPLKDKCPKTFITLLNGLLIRLKQNLGIDNKILFELVELSYHQSAFIRDHSIQLLANILNKVTDDQLLDSYLTHIRNICQHKLETDLNVVIEIVTWITKALAMKNSKFCNEWEDILMELLDRDAISAKGFRIIMNDSQGDLTTRSYCNIGILYKQRFFTSVVKKLSARYDNVKNSYLAATGYLIEFIPKQVLLMNFDKVKRLIVLCLERCQESDVLCVVLEALDELIKGGEQVMEDNLEDLITRFLKLTTFESSMRVRVAAIKCLQQYAGNYPVFKLLPFKQSIITQLGICIDDRKRIVRKEAVSARNSWYLLDAPI; encoded by the exons ATGGATCTACATGTTATTAACGAATtgattgaagaaattaaacatttagacAAAGATgatgtaaattttacaaaaaagtgttcaaaaattgtatcag atgtacaaaataataaattatcaatactAGAACTGATACAAAGTCTTCAGTCTTTACTGACTAATCCTATTGTTTCAAAACGCGAACTAGGGATTCTAATACTTTCTGATGTATTAGAGAATATATCTGACCATGTTTTAAATGGCCAACAACTATctgtaatatgtaatttttatagtgaTCGCTTGAAAGATAACCATCAG gtGTTACCATCAACATTAAAAGGAATATTagctttatcaaaatttaataaccttCCTGATGGATCAgcagttataattttaacttcgttatttaataatgtggcATGTCAACAACAGCAGCAACCAGACAGATTAaggatttacaatattttgaaaatatttttggaaaaacatAGAAATG aaatacaaTCTATGGGAACTGACTTTGTTTATGGGGTGATGACTGCCATTGATTCAGAAAGAGATCccaaaaacttattatttatttttaaatggataCCAACATTTCTTGGAGCAGTTTCCCTTGGACATTTAAGTGAAGACATGTTTGAAGTTTTGGCTTGCTATTTTCCTGTTGATTTTAGAGCTGCACCCAAAGACCccaat GTAACTGCCACTAGAGAAGACTTATCTGATTCTTTATGTCCTTGTTTATGTGCTATACCAGAATTTGGAGAACATTGTTTATCACTGGCCATTGAAAAATTGGAATCAACATTATTGATAGCTAAAATTGACTCCCTAAAACTTTTG GAATTGGgatgtaaaaattttgaagttgaTGAATACATCCAACAGGCCTCCAAAATATGGTCTTTAATTCAAAAAGAATTACTTAACTGCAACAACCCTGAATTGGAAAAGGCTTGTTTGCAAACATTACAGGcagtcattaaaaaattatctaatggTCAATTATACGTTTTTAACAAcatattaaaagatataaGTGACACATTAATTGGAAACATTTTACCTGATGCAAAACTTTTTGAGCCATCTATAAAACTGTTATTGCACATAGCACTTGCTTCAAGAGAGTCCtcacaatttataacaaaagaaGTAGTTCCAATTATAGTTAACACATATAATATCACAGAGTCTCcattacaaaaatgtaaactaCTCGAACCATTAACAGGGTTTCTAATGGCTTCTACCATCCACGGATTTAATATTGCAGATTTAAAAGAATTGAACACAGTACCTTTACTTTGTTTAAAGGCCTCAATTGATGAaagtttagatttaaaaatagtggGTTACAATAGTTTaagcaatattataaaattattacctttAGATGTTAGAAAAGccgtttataataatatgatgTTGCTGTTGGTAACTAGAGTTGATTTTCGTCAATCACTTGTCCGCTGCTTCAAATTTATTGCCAGAGAATATTCAGATGAGGTGAATGTGtatattatagataaaattaaatgtgctGATGAAATAGCATTAGATCTTTATTTGGACGCGCTCTGTGAGATAGtagatttagaaaattttacgtccacaattgttaaaaaaatggcgACTCTTGCCTTTGAAGGTAATCAGATTAATCATATTGtactaaacaatataaaaaagatgCTTGAAAAGTACGAAGATAatgaaaatgtacaaaaatatactcaAGAACAGATATTAGACAAAttgatttcaataattattatgataaaagACAACATCGAGGATGACGTAGATCTTTTATTGACTATAAATAAAGTACTCAAGcttttaattggaaattgtgCATATGAAAAGCAGCAACAAATTTTGGAAACATATACAGAATCTGTGGGACCTTTGAAGGATAAATGtccaaaaacatttattacctTACTTAATGGTCTTTTAATAAGATTGAAACAAAATCTGGgaattgacaataaaatattatttgaattagttGAACTATCATATCATCAAAGTGCATTTATCAGAGATCATTCCATACAACTATTAgctaacattttaaacaaagttaCTGATG ATCAACTCCTTGATTCATATTTGACACACATTAGAAATATTTGCCAACATAAACTTGAAACTGATTTGAATGTTGTCATTGAAATAGTTACATGGATTACAAAGGCTTTGGCAATgaagaattcaaaattttgtaatgaatGGGAAGATATA ttaatggAATTACTGGATCGAGATGCAATATCTGCAAAAGGATTTAGAATCATTATGAATGACTCACAAGGTGATTTGACTACCAGAAGTTACTGCAATATTGG aattttatataaacaaagattttttacatctgttgtaaaaaaattatcggcTAGATatgataatgttaaaaattcatatttagcTGCAACAGGCTACTTAATTGAATTCATTCCTAAGCAGGTTTTATTAATGAACTTTGACAAA GTAAAAAGATTAATTGTACTATGTTTGGAACGTTGTCAAGAATCTGATGTCTTATGTGTTGTATTGGAAGCTTtagatgaattaattaaaggagGTGAGCAAGTAATGGAAGATAATTTGGAGGATTTGATTACaagatttttaaagttgacaACGTTTGAATCGTCaatg agagTCCGGGTCGCAGCAATCAAATGTTTGCAACAGTATGCTGGAAACTACCCAGTATTTAAACTACTGCCATTTAAGCAGTCAATAATTACGCAACTGGGAATATGTATTGATGATAGAAAGAGAATTGTTAGAAAAGAAGCAGTTAGTGCCAGAAATTCTTGGTACTTATTAGATGCacctatttga
- the LOC109597104 gene encoding uncharacterized protein LOC109597104 — protein MARQRRKETSENKADKGTNSSSSNGSNYPEFKPKEMRSIYTFWKQIICFVVLLIAVVFGYMGYLETRVNTPFDSVKVVAQSGLDVPKQYWGSYRPGVYFGLKTRDPHSMVNGLMWYFPKRLRPGGDGIRHWCEQGDNLEKYGWKKHDGESFGVQEIIDGPFILTTSFIKKAGGSYGGDWTARIEVDVLPEFESFKGEDVCLLWYTALDEYTKGSIKPTNSATKLTGVRGRTSGLGDFVIKIFNTTGAVDKESYLSTKVEGLSLLKENVISSLRLESSKPDGPRRIILAGEKLFSSTNEKVEPNFIATQVQGRVPFSIDVVFESASVGPREQIFKGDVYTQALKWHMDRFDRKFEDIFNLQQKGFKPKEIDFAKSALSNMVGGIGYFYGASKVESFYNNEPVHYWNAPLYTAVPSRSFFPRGFLWDEGFHGLLISQWDLDIELDIISHWFDLINVEGWIPREQILGVEALAKVPEEFVVQRNTNANPPTFFLTLRYIIAKYEKELAGTRLQLLERLYPRLQAWFTWFNTTQKGTVPGSYRWRGRDPLTNRELNPKTLTSGLDDYPRASHPTDEERHIDLYCWIVMAADTMAKLSKILNKDGFKYEQTAAYLRDNKLMDRLHWSDFAQVYADYGYHTDSIILQRPKPLPRSQNQNLEMIRITTKNPEYRLVDSSFGYVSLFPFLMQIIEPDSHKLGKILTDIRNPNNLWSDYGLRSLSPNSPLYMKRNTEHDPPYWRGQVWININFLAIRALHFYSNVEGPFKNQSKEIYKELRMNVIRNLMNQYTKTGYIWEQYNDKTGEGSGCRPFTGWSALVVSIMGETY, from the exons ATGGCCCGGCAACGAAGAAAGGAAACATCTGAGAATAAAGCAGATAAAGGAACcaatagtagtagtagtaatgGTAGCAACTATCCAGAATTTAAACCCAAAGAAATGCGAAGCATATATACCTTCTGGAAACAAATAATATGCTTTGTAGTTTTACTTATAGCAGTAGTTTTTGGCTACATGGGATACTTGGAAACAAGAGTTAATACCCCATTTGATAGTGTTAAA GTGGTTGCTCAAAGTGGATTGGATGTTCCAAAACAGTATTGGGGCAGTTATAGGCCAGGGGTTTATTTTGGATTGAAAACAAGAGACCCTCATTCCATGGTCAATGGTCTGATGTGGTATTTTCCTAAAAGACTGAGGCCTGGAGGTGATGGGATAAG acaCTGGTGTGAACAAGGAGACAATCTTGAAAAATATGGATGGAAAAAACATGATGGAGAAAGTTTTGGTGTTCAGGAAATCATAGATGGACCTTTTATCTTGACAacatcatttataaaaaaggcaGGAGGTTCTTATGGAGGTGACTGGACAGCCAGAATTGAAGTAGACGTTTTG CCAGAATTTGAGTCATTTAAAGGTGAAGATGTCTGTTTGTTGTGGTATACTGCCTTAGATGAATATACAAAAGGCAGTATTAAACCTACCAATAGTGCCACCAAACTTACTGGAGTGAGAGGGAGAACGTCTGGTCTAGGCGATTtcgtcataaaaatttttaatactacag GTGCTGTTGATAAAGAATCATACTTAAGCACAAAAGTTGAAGGGTTATCTTTACTCAAAGAAAACGTGATATCATCTTTGCGACTTGAATCAAGTAAACCAGACGGTCCTAGAAGAATTATTTTAGCAGGTGAAAAGCTGTTTTCCAGTACCAATGAAAAg GTTGAGCCAAATTTTATTGCAACCCAGGTTCAAGGTCGGGTTCCCTTTTCTATTGATGTTGTTTTTGAATCTGCTAGTGTGGGTCCACgggaacaaatatttaaaggtgACGTTTACACCCAAGCCTTAAAATGGCATATGGACAGATTCGATCGTAAATTTGaagacatatttaatttacagcaAAAAGG GTTTAAACCAAAGGAAATTGATTTCGCTAAATCGGCACTGAGTAACATGGTGGGTGGaattggatatttttatgGTGCTTCCAAAGtagaaagtttttataataacgaACCTGTTCATTACTGGAATGCACCATTATACACAGCAGTTCCTTCAAG GAGCTTCTTCCCAAGAGGATTCTTATGGGATGAAGGTTTTCATGGTCTCTTGATTTCACAATGGGATTTGGACATTGAATTGGACATTATTAGTCACTGGTTTGATCTTATAAATGTAGAAGGTTGGATACCTAGGGAGCAGATTTTAGGGGTAGAAGCTTTAGCCAAAGTTCCTGAAGAATTTGTAGTTCAAAGAAACACAAATGCTAATCCACCAACATTCTTCCTAACACTTAGATATATTATTGCGAAATATGAAAAGGAACTGGCTGGAACTCGTTTACAATTATTGGAGAGACTGTATCCTAGACTAcag GCATGGTTTACATGGTTCAACACAACACAGAAGGGGACAGTTCCCGGTTCATACCGTTGGAGAGGAAGAGATCCTTTAACTAACCGTGAATTAAATCCAAAAACGCTCACTTCAGGATTGGACGACTATCCCAGGGCGTCCCACCCCACCGATGAAGAACGTCATATCGATCTCTATTGTTGGATTGTAATGGCAGCTGACACCATGGCTAAActctcaaaaattttaaataaggatggatttaaatatgaacaaaCGGCGGCGTACTTAAGAGACAACAAACTAATGGATCGTCTACATTGGTCCGACTTCGCCCAGGTCTACGCGGATTATGGTTATCACACTGATTCTATAATTCTACAACGTCCCAAACCGTTGCCAAGATCACAAAACCAAAACCTAGAAATGATCCGAATTACGACTAAAAATCCAGAATATCGCTTAGTCGACTCTTCTTTTGGATACGTCagtttatttccatttttaatgcAGATTATCGAGCCCGATTCTCATAAATTGGGAAAAATTCTTACGGACATTCGAAATCCTAACAATTTGTGGTCAGACTATGGTTTAAGATCGCTGTCTCCAAATTCTCCGTTATACATGAAAAGAAACACTGAACACGATCCACCTTACTGGAGAGGTCAAGTTTggattaacattaattttttggcaATAAGagcattacatttttattctaatgtaGAAGGtccttttaaaaatcaatccaaagaaatatacaaagaATTAAGGATGAACGTTATACGTAACTTAATGAACCAATATACCAAAACTGGCTATATTTGGGAGCAATACAATGACAAAACTGGTGAGGGTAGTGGTTGCCGACCATTTACAGGCTGGTCGGCCCTTGTAGTCTCTATTATGGGGGAGacgtattaa
- the LOC109597105 gene encoding nicotinate phosphoribosyltransferase-like, translated as MSNCIEESVPYRKMGQNSIVQPLLTDLYQITMAYAHWKSGKIETRAVFDLFFRKSPFQGEFTIFAGLEECLKFIEKFNYSASDIDYIKQILPNSIEEQFYDYLKTLTAKDITVYAIKEGTVVFPRVPLIRIEGPLIVAQLLETTLLTLVNYASLMATNAARYRMAAGSLKLFEFGLRRAQGPDGGLSASKYAYIGGFDGTSNVLAGKLFNIPVKGTHAHAYITSFSNVNELTVQHLTPKNGGSPQNFLHLALLWREKIYQIFNVVLSEVNDGEITAFVSFAIAFPDGFMALIDTYDVKKSGLVNFCAVALALNDLGYRALGVRLDSGDLAYLSNIAREYFIKIGNTFNIEYFGKLMIMASNDINEETILSLNDQGHSIDSFGIGTHLVTCQKQPALGCVYKMVEINDEPRIKLSHDVEKVTIPGKKDAYRLFSETGYALIDLLQRSVEEAPGENQKVLCRHPFQESKRAFVIPNRVENLLNLYWKNGKLVNDLPNLQEIRDNVKHSLKILRPDIKRTLNPTPYKVSVSDNLYNFLHNLWLENAPIGELT; from the coding sequence ATGTCCAACTGTATTGAAGAGAGTGTTCCATACAGAAAAATGGGGCAAAACAGTATTGTTCAGCCCCTTTTAActgatttatatcaaattacgATGGCCTACGCACACTGGAAGTCTGGAAAGATTGAAACTCGTGCTGTGTTTGACTTATTTTTTCGAAAAAGTCCTTTTCAAGgtgaatttacaatttttgctGGTTTAGAAGAATGTTTGAAGTTCATAGAGAAGTTCAACTACTCTGCAAGTGACATCGACTATATTAAGCAGATCTTACCGAATTCCATTGAAgaacaattttatgattatttgaaAACACTAACAGCTAAGGATATTACAGTGTATGCAATCAAAGAAGGTACAGTGGTATTTCCGAGGGTTCCTCTAATTAGAATAGAGGGACCTTTAATTGTGGCACAATTGCTGGAGACAACATTGCTCACCCTAGTAAATTACGCCAGTTTGATGGCGACAAATGCAGCTAGATACAGAATGGCTGCAGGCAgtttaaaactatttgaatTTGGTTTACGAAGGGCACAGGGACCAGATGGTGGATTGTCAGCATCTAAATATGCTTATATAGGAGGATTTGATGGTACGAGCAATGTTTTAGctggaaaattatttaacattccaGTTAAGGGCACTCATGCACATGCTTACATTACTTCTTTTAGTAATGTTAACGAATTAACAGTACAACATTTGACACCTAAAAATGGAGGAAGTCCGCAAAACTTTTTACATTTGGCATTATTGTGGAGGGagaaaatttaccaaatatttaatgttgttttgtCTGAAGTAAATGATGGTGAAATAACAGCATTTGTGTCTTTTGCAATTGCTTTTCCTGATGGCTTTATGGCTTTAATTGATACATATGATGTAAAAAAGAGTGGTCTAGTCAACTTCTGTGCCGTTGCTTTGGCATTAAATGATTTGGGTTATCGAGCATTAGGAGTCAGATTGGATAGTGGTGATTTGGcatatttgtcaaatattgCAAGGGagtactttataaaaattggaaatacatttaatattgagTATTTTGGTAAACTAATGATAATGGCTTCAAATGATATAAATGAAGAGACTATCCTAAGTTTAAATGATCAGGGACATAGCATCGACTCATTTGGAATAGGAACACACTTGGTAACTTGTCAGAAACAACCAGCTTTGGGATGTGTATATAAAATGGTCGAAATTAATGATGAGCCAAGAATTAAATTGAGTCATGATGTGGAAAAAGTAACTATACCAGGAAAAAAAGATGCCTACAGGTTATTCAGTGAAACAGGATATGCATTGATTGACCTCTTACAAAGATCAGTTGAGGAAGCACCTGGTGAAAATCAAAAAGTATTGTGTCGTCATCCTTTTCAAGAATCCAAGAGGGCGTTTGTTATTCCTAACAGagtcgaaaatttattgaacttgtattggaaaaatggaaaactagTAAATGATTTGCCTAATTTACAAGAAATCAGGGACAATGTCaaacattctttaaaaattttaagacctGATATAAAACGAACTTTAAATCCCACTCCTTACAAAGTATCAGTTAGTGACAATTTATACAACTTCTTACACAATTTATGGCTTGAAAATGCTCCCATTGGAGAATTGACATAG
- the LOC109597068 gene encoding putative zinc finger protein 66: MKKIDESLNPVDVTRICRICLEQKNDTISIFTYLTFNELEIVKSKQITAFDIFNILCLYKLETDVALPILICNECTELLKMAYLFKMKYDHSNEVLSQYIQSCHDGRKYIVVVDKTNKDLKFEVISEDFQPLSTSEGLKEDDVELKNGLISIEKQVHEQELVQETSVNIKDHTKKRKPVKSSEPENQSFDNNLHNQTHKCEKCNKVYKKKYHLNNHRLKCENDSVTCPSDNELKLKPNSEQVHYKCDKCDRIFKKINHLNTHKVKHLKEYPYKCEHCDKGFVIEKNYKCHILTHSNSELPHACSYCNKRFSNPEHLNRHKLIHTENVSYSVKYKVRKCSKCLCSFKDKERFDKHMCKPVDNINPIYECKTCKKIFKHSSALSKHNKYTHNPKMTKVLCSECGVYVTNIYLHLMRHSGEKPHTCDRCGKAFLTKTQLNQHLLVHSGLKPFVCIVCGKAFNNSYNLQVHERIHKGDRCHVCDICKKGFLEKSYLRRHMNVHKNIQ, translated from the exons atgaaaaaaattgatgaatctTTAAATCCTGTTGACGTTACTAGAATATGTAGAATTTgtttagaacaaaaaaatgatacaatatcaatatttacctacttaacatttaatgaacttgaaattgttaaatctaaacaaataacagcatttgatatattcaatatattatgtttatataag CTTGAAACAGATGTTGCTCTCCCAATTTTGATTTGCAATGAATGTACAGAACTATTGAAAATggcatatttattcaaaatgaaatatgatCATTCTAATGAAGTTTTAAGCCAATATATTCAGTCTTGCCATGATGgaagaaaatatatagtagttgttgataaaactaataaagatCTCAAATTTGAAGTTATATCTGAAGATTTTCAACCTTTGAGCACTTCAGAAGGATTGAAGGAAGATGatgtagaattaaaaaatggattaatttcaattgaaaaacAAGTGCATGAACAGGAATTAGTGCAAGAAACAtctgttaatattaaagatcaTACCAAAAAAAGAAAACCAGTCAAATCATCTGAACCTGAAAATCAATCATTTGATAACAACCTTCATAATCAAACacataaatgtgaaaaatgtaataaagtttataagaaAAAGTACCATTTAAACAACCACAGGTTGAAATGTGAAAATGACAGTGTAACTTGTCCATCAGACaatgaattaaaactaaaacctAACTCAGAACAAGTTCATTACAAATGTGATAAATGTGATAGAATCttcaagaaaataaatcatttgaatACACACAAAGTGAAACATTTGAAAGAATATCCTTACAAATGTGAACATTGTGACAAAGGATTTGTAATAGAGAAAAATTACAAGTGTCACATATTAACTCATTCCAATTCTGAATTACCACATGCATGCAGTTATTGCAATAAAAGATTTTCCAATCCTGAACATTTAAACCGGCACAAATTAATTCACACTGAAAATGTGTCATATTCAGTGAAATACAAAGTTCGTAAGTGCAGCAAATGTTTGTGTTCTTTTAAAGATAAAGAACGTTTTGACAAGCATATGTGCAAACCTGTTGACAACATAAACCCCATATATGAATGTAAAACCtgtaaaaagatatttaaacattccaGTGCATTAagcaaacataataaatacacaCACAATCCAAAAATGACCAAGGTATTGTGTTCAGAATGTGGTGTGTatgttacaaatatatatttacacttAATGAGACACTCAGGTGAAAAACCACATACTTGTGATAGATGTGGAAAAGCATTTTTGACAAAAACTCAACTGAATCAACATTTATTGGTGCATTCTGGTTTGAAACCTTTTGTATGTATTGTTTGTGGGAAAGCATTCAATAATTCCTACAACTTACAAGTACATGAAAGAATTCACAAAGGCGACAGATGCCATGTTTGTGATATATGCAAAAAAGGCTTTctggaaaaatcttatttgaGGCGACATATGaatgtacataaaaatattcaataa
- the LOC109597093 gene encoding uncharacterized protein LOC109597093, which translates to MLSRAINLTNCLTFSQFNCIKVTMGKNKKQNNVFKVAGAKSLKLKAKAKAVKTDLKNINKQNKDKLQEIDNQLVKLQDKIRSNPSSSKNKDIVKKKLPVKNVSNTQNSSNEALESLSTMQVS; encoded by the exons ATGTTATCACGTgcaataaatttgacaaattgtttaactttttcacaatttaactGCATAAAA gtaACTATGGGAAAGAACAAGAAACAGAACAATGTATTTAAAGTGGCAGGAGCTAAAAGCCTGAAACTAAAGGCAAAGGCTAAAGCAGTAAAGAcagatttgaaaaat atcaacaaacaaaataaggATAAACTTCAAGAAATTGACAATCAGTTAGTGAAGCTGCAAGATAAGATCAGAAGCAATCCATCTTCATCAAAAAATAAGgacattgtaaaaaaaaagttaccaGTGAAAAATGTATCAAACACACAAAATAGTTCAAATGAAGCTCTTGAAAGTTTAAGTACCATGCAAGtcagttaa
- the LOC109597094 gene encoding zinc finger protein OZF-like has translation MSYNLEKTCRTCFREDKNVTCFESAYISLDERSVLASDIVNLLVDLKVSDDYPNLICPECVHKVTDIFKFKIQCENAQNNLKTYFETYKEKNNEFFNVDVKVENEKHFSDFDAFSDTANDTDENLDECENKKKLKRIVKKKIDEDNSDEDNMVLSELAKKGGKRKYTKRKIKTENSEEQNLEAFYCAKCNKTFKTKYILTVHEKRHLYKGQFLCTICGKGFNSKGCLTRHARVHTGEKKYKCDICEKMFPSSNNLKLHSRIHSGIKPYLCTICGKSFSHPTGLTYHFRTHTKEKPYTCEICGKSFAIQCHVDRHRKIHTGERPFPCSQCDRAFIKKIDLQRHEDVHKGVKPYVCSVCTKPFLRKMHLNYHMMVHTEERPHKCPVCGKGFIRRYYLKDHIIKHHGPIENYKLEQESD, from the exons ATGAgctataatttagaaaaaacatGTCGAACATGTTTTCGTGaagataaaaatgtaacttGTTTTGAAAGTGCGTATATAAGTTTGGATGAAAGATCCGTTTTAGCATCAGATATTGTGAATTTACTGGTGGATTTAAAG gtTTCTGATGATTATCCAAACTTGATTTGTCCAGAATGTGTTCATAAAGTtacagatatatttaaatttaaaattcaatgtgAAAAtgctcaaaataatttaaaaacatattttgaaacatacaaagaaaaaaacaacgaattttttaatgttgacgtaaaagttgaaaatgaaaaacattttagtgATTTTGATGCCTTCAGTGATACAGCCAATGATACAGACGAAAATTTGGATGAAtgtgaaaataagaaaaagttaaaaagaatagttaaaaaaaaaattgatgaggATAATTCTGACGAAGATAATATGGTATTAAGTGAATTAGCAAAAAAAGGAGGCAAAAGAAAATACACTaaacgtaaaattaaaacagagaATTCAGAAGAACAAAACTTGGAGGCATTTTATTGTGCTAAATgcaacaaaacatttaaaacaaaatatatattaacagtTCATGAAAAAAGACATTTATACAAAGGCcaatttttatgtacaatatgTGGAAAAGGATTCAACTCAAAGGGCTGTTTAACAAGACATGCTCGTGTGCATACAGGAGAAAAGAAATACAAATGTGACATATGTGAAAAAATGTTCCCTTCATCGAACAATCTCAAACTTCACTCAAGAATACACAGTGGAATCAAACCttatttatgtacaatatGTGGAAAGTCTTTCAGTCATCCAACTGGTTTAACCTACCATTTCAGGACACACACCAAAGAAAAACCATATACTTGTGAAATATGTGGAAAATCATTTGCAATTCAATGTCATGTTGATAGACACAGAAAAATTCACACtg GTGAAAGACCATTCCCATGTTCTCAATGTGATAGAGCATTCATTAAGAAAATTGATCTGCAAAGACATGAGGATGTACATAAAGGAGTAAAACCTTATGTATGTTCCGTGTGTACAAAACCATTTCTTAGAAAAATGCATTTGAATTATCACATGATGGTACACACTGAAGAACGGCCTCATAAATGTCCTGTGTGTGGAAAAGGTTTCATTCGTCGATACTATTTAAAAGATCATATCATTAAGCATCATGGTCCAATTGAGAATTATAAACTAGAACAAGAATCTGATTAA